In one Desulfobacterales bacterium genomic region, the following are encoded:
- a CDS encoding Uma2 family endonuclease, whose translation MGNDSLDITQQYLKKNATYEDLYKIPESMIGQIINNKLVVTPRPSYRHASVTSDLGAEIIPPYKFGRGGPGGWIILYEPEIKLGENIFVPDLAGWKKEKLLKLPATNYISISPDWICEVLSPSTEKTDRARKMPIYAQFGVSYFWIIDPIEKVLEIFKLSGNQWIVVGTYAEDDKVKPEPFQEIEIDLKNLWLD comes from the coding sequence ATGGGAAATGATAGCCTTGATATAACACAGCAGTATTTAAAGAAAAATGCCACTTATGAAGATTTATATAAAATACCAGAAAGTATGATAGGACAGATTATTAATAATAAATTAGTTGTAACTCCAAGACCATCTTATAGACATGCAAGCGTTACTTCCGATTTAGGTGCTGAGATTATACCACCTTATAAATTTGGCCGTGGCGGTCCAGGAGGTTGGATAATTTTATATGAGCCAGAAATCAAACTTGGTGAAAATATATTTGTGCCTGATTTAGCGGGTTGGAAAAAAGAAAAATTATTAAAATTACCAGCTACTAACTATATTTCAATTTCACCTGATTGGATTTGTGAAGTCTTATCGCCAAGTACTGAAAAAACAGATAGAGCAAGAAAAATGCCTATATATGCTCAATTTGGAGTATCTTATTTTTGGATAATAGACCCTATAGAGAAAGTTTTAGAGATTTTCAAGCTTAGCGGAAACCAGTGGATAGTTGTAGGAACGTATGCGGAAGATGATAAAGTTAAGCCTGAGCCATTTCAAGAAATTGAAATTGATTTGAAAAATTTATGGTTGGATTAA